From one Microlunatus sp. Gsoil 973 genomic stretch:
- a CDS encoding phosphotransferase, which produces MSEQRRVLIRGDVVQRPRKPWTPTVQSLLRHLRLNGLPVPEPLGYDENHEYVGLVAGDAGDQAWHHQLQRDGVRSAGVLLRRIHDAGATWQPPDDAIWSVRSRGDVICHGDPQPANFAWRNGTAVGLFDWDAARPGSRLDDVAYALLWLVPVGVDAAELKRRGFTSMPDRRDRAEAFLDGYGWQDTINVVEVALARHRQAIEEVEMLGREGHQPHADWVAAGWPDRWRSGLDRMRLLSNGFDPLIRVC; this is translated from the coding sequence TTGTCCGAGCAACGCCGGGTTCTGATCCGCGGGGACGTCGTGCAACGTCCGCGCAAACCCTGGACCCCGACGGTCCAGTCGTTGCTGCGGCACCTCCGGCTGAACGGACTGCCGGTGCCCGAGCCGTTGGGCTATGACGAGAACCACGAATATGTCGGCCTGGTTGCCGGCGATGCCGGCGATCAGGCTTGGCATCACCAACTGCAGCGTGACGGAGTCCGTTCGGCCGGCGTTCTGCTGCGTCGGATCCATGACGCCGGCGCGACCTGGCAACCACCCGATGATGCGATCTGGTCGGTGCGTTCGCGCGGAGACGTGATCTGTCACGGTGATCCGCAACCGGCCAACTTCGCGTGGCGGAACGGGACGGCGGTCGGCCTGTTCGACTGGGACGCCGCTCGGCCGGGAAGTCGACTGGACGATGTGGCGTACGCATTGCTGTGGCTGGTTCCGGTCGGCGTCGACGCGGCCGAGTTGAAACGGCGCGGCTTCACATCCATGCCGGATCGTCGGGACCGGGCCGAAGCCTTCCTTGACGGCTACGGGTGGCAGGACACGATCAACGTCGTCGAGGTGGCGCTGGCCAGACACCGGCAGGCGATCGAGGAAGTCGAGATGCTGGGGCGCGAAGGACACCAACCCCACGCTGATTGGGTCGCAGCCGGATGGCCGGACCGCTGGCGATCGGGACTGGACCGGATGCGGCTGCTGAGCAACGGTTTCGACCCCCTGATCCGCGTCTGCTGA
- a CDS encoding TetR/AcrR family transcriptional regulator gives MSQPDVRVLRTRTLLRHALVELIEERGFEQITVGELTSKAMVSRAAFYRNYRDKHQLVEQIFDEALAAMTTTEPADARSPDQRWADFLGHVDSYHRMYGALLGRKGSPWFADRMRAALARMSSEHLPGQTGDSLVPGVIAAMFVQSIVWWLEHDRPCPPRQIAEQSSRLIRAVIETAAH, from the coding sequence ATGTCTCAACCGGATGTGCGCGTCCTCCGCACCCGCACTCTGCTGCGTCACGCGCTCGTCGAGCTGATCGAGGAGCGCGGGTTCGAGCAGATCACCGTCGGCGAACTCACCTCCAAAGCCATGGTGAGCCGGGCAGCGTTCTATCGGAACTATCGCGACAAGCACCAACTCGTCGAACAGATCTTCGACGAGGCGTTGGCTGCGATGACTACCACCGAACCGGCCGACGCCCGGTCCCCGGATCAGCGCTGGGCCGACTTCCTCGGCCACGTCGATTCTTATCACCGGATGTACGGCGCGCTGCTCGGACGCAAGGGCAGCCCCTGGTTCGCCGACCGGATGCGTGCGGCGCTGGCGAGGATGTCCAGCGAACACCTGCCCGGGCAGACCGGAGATTCGCTCGTGCCCGGCGTCATCGCCGCGATGTTCGTGCAGTCGATCGTGTGGTGGCTCGAACACGACCGGCCATGCCCGCCCCGGCAGATCGCTGAACAGTCCTCACGGCTGATTCGCGCGGTGATCGAGACAGCCGCCCACTGA
- a CDS encoding substrate-binding domain-containing protein produces MEPDQSVIEHDLVTEDDATRATEQILSQGDVDALMIDNNQLCTGVLQSPTYARRRPETLSFDNFALAPQFGITVIDSNPYEMGRTGAQLLFERLAERSRPPQHVRVPASLMVNDDPIY; encoded by the coding sequence ATCGAACCTGACCAGTCAGTGATCGAGCACGATCTGGTGACCGAGGACGACGCCACGCGGGCGACGGAGCAGATCCTCTCCCAGGGTGACGTCGACGCGCTGATGATCGACAACAATCAGCTGTGTACCGGCGTGCTGCAGTCACCGACGTACGCCCGGCGTCGGCCCGAGACACTCAGCTTCGACAACTTCGCGCTGGCGCCGCAGTTCGGCATCACGGTGATCGACAGCAACCCGTACGAAATGGGCAGGACCGGTGCTCAGCTGTTGTTCGAGCGGCTTGCCGAGCGCAGCAGACCGCCGCAACATGTCCGCGTTCCCGCCAGTCTGATGGTCAACGACGACCCGATCTATTGA
- a CDS encoding lysylphosphatidylglycerol synthase transmembrane domain-containing protein, translating into MVEDGGPQLLSDHGSAGPRRDRHWRQLRSIGFTALTILVIEYLAVPQIVHATSDLTLFADASPLLLVLAFILEACSLAAYTALSRAVLLTNNRPGYFAQLRIDLTGYGVSHVIPGGGASAAALRFRLMTQRGVPATDAASSAVVQTAVTDLSLVATFAAGVILIGPAIADHPAYAVAGALAVIALLAGAIMVRRYSRRPTNRHHPVRRTPGRFAPRTILGPRVSQWIARVIRDVAGVSRMTASEAAQLARDPRRRLTVFGWAGGNWLFDAASLWVCLRAYHVTIDPGVLLTAYGAANLIALLPVSPGGLGIVEGVLIPALGALGDTTAAPVALGVLTWRLFQFWLPIPISGLTYLSLKLQSVKRSG; encoded by the coding sequence ATGGTCGAGGACGGTGGCCCGCAGCTGCTGTCCGATCACGGCAGCGCAGGACCCCGCCGCGACCGTCACTGGCGCCAGTTGCGCAGCATCGGGTTCACGGCCCTCACGATCCTGGTGATCGAGTACCTCGCGGTACCGCAGATCGTCCACGCCACTAGTGACCTCACGCTGTTCGCTGACGCCTCGCCACTGCTGTTGGTGCTTGCCTTCATCCTCGAAGCCTGCTCGCTGGCGGCGTACACGGCACTGAGCAGAGCCGTCCTGCTCACCAACAACCGCCCCGGCTACTTCGCCCAGCTCCGCATCGATCTGACCGGTTACGGCGTCAGCCACGTGATCCCGGGCGGCGGTGCGTCCGCAGCCGCATTGCGATTCCGTCTGATGACCCAACGAGGAGTGCCGGCCACGGACGCTGCATCGAGCGCTGTGGTCCAGACGGCCGTGACAGATCTGAGCCTGGTCGCGACCTTCGCAGCGGGAGTGATCTTGATCGGACCCGCAATTGCCGACCATCCGGCCTATGCCGTGGCCGGAGCGCTGGCTGTCATCGCGTTGCTCGCTGGGGCGATCATGGTCCGCCGGTACAGCAGACGCCCTACGAACAGACACCACCCGGTCCGTCGAACTCCGGGCCGTTTCGCGCCGCGCACGATCCTCGGACCGCGGGTATCGCAATGGATCGCACGCGTCATCAGGGACGTCGCCGGCGTGTCGCGCATGACCGCCAGCGAAGCAGCGCAACTGGCCCGCGACCCGCGTCGCCGCCTGACCGTCTTCGGCTGGGCGGGCGGCAACTGGTTGTTCGATGCCGCAAGTCTCTGGGTCTGTCTCCGCGCCTACCACGTAACGATTGATCCGGGGGTGCTACTGACGGCCTACGGTGCGGCCAACCTGATCGCGCTACTGCCAGTGTCGCCGGGCGGACTCGGCATCGTCGAAGGCGTGCTGATCCCGGCTCTCGGAGCACTCGGTGACACAACGGCGGCACCGGTGGCCTTGGGCGTGCTCACGTGGCGACTGTTCC
- a CDS encoding VOC family protein: MGLRMGALIIDSEAPGRLARFWAEALGWVISHAEDPEWVVEPPAGSREDCVVPDLLLIKVPGCKTGKNRLHLDLRPDDQSAEIARLEGLGARRVDIGQGDNRSWVVMADPEGNEFCVQPAHPPQVHADWLRAYESHQPVRTDGA, translated from the coding sequence ATGGGACTGCGCATGGGTGCATTGATCATCGATTCCGAGGCTCCTGGGCGACTGGCGAGGTTCTGGGCAGAGGCGTTGGGCTGGGTGATCAGCCACGCCGAGGATCCCGAGTGGGTTGTCGAGCCGCCGGCCGGCAGCCGGGAAGACTGTGTGGTCCCCGATCTGCTGTTGATCAAGGTCCCTGGGTGCAAGACCGGTAAGAATCGCCTGCATCTTGATCTTCGACCCGATGACCAGTCGGCGGAGATCGCCCGACTGGAGGGTTTGGGAGCCAGGCGGGTCGATATCGGCCAAGGTGACAACCGGTCCTGGGTCGTGATGGCCGATCCGGAAGGCAATGAGTTTTGCGTGCAGCCGGCCCATCCGCCGCAGGTCCACGCGGATTGGCTGCGGGCCTACGAGTCCCACCAGCCTGTTCGTACCGACGGAGCATGA
- a CDS encoding zinc-binding dehydrogenase, whose product MRAVTVRRFGGPEVLGVEDVPEPTPSTGQLVVRVMLAGVAFGDVIVRSGGYPRPLPLTPGLEVAGEVAAVGPGTDQSLLGKTVVATTVGQAGGYAEQALVMADYTFPVPDRLELATALAVFQAGAVARGLLSAMQLRSDDVVLITAAAGRIGSLLVQSAKAAGATVIGAASRDKLTAVTEFGADHVVDYGDAGWPDEVRRLTGGRGIDLALDAVGGQTTEGAVAAASDGGGRIGIYGYASGKWPVLEARTVASRGLTVSGALGMVIRKSDARQRDDAIEALSAAACGELRPRIHARFPLARAADAHRELEGRRSVGAIVLSIT is encoded by the coding sequence ATGCGGGCTGTCACAGTGCGTCGGTTCGGTGGTCCGGAGGTGCTCGGTGTCGAAGACGTGCCCGAGCCGACGCCATCCACAGGTCAGCTGGTGGTGCGTGTGATGCTGGCAGGGGTCGCATTCGGGGACGTGATCGTACGGTCCGGTGGCTACCCGCGACCGCTTCCGTTGACCCCCGGTCTGGAGGTGGCCGGCGAGGTCGCTGCGGTCGGTCCGGGCACCGACCAATCGCTGCTGGGCAAGACGGTTGTCGCCACCACGGTCGGGCAGGCCGGCGGCTACGCCGAACAGGCACTGGTGATGGCCGATTACACGTTCCCCGTGCCGGACCGGCTGGAGCTTGCGACCGCACTCGCCGTGTTCCAGGCCGGAGCGGTCGCCCGTGGCCTGCTGTCGGCGATGCAGTTGCGCAGCGACGACGTCGTCTTGATCACCGCCGCTGCCGGCCGGATCGGGTCGCTGCTGGTGCAGTCGGCCAAGGCTGCCGGGGCCACGGTGATCGGCGCGGCGAGCCGGGACAAGCTGACCGCGGTCACCGAGTTCGGGGCCGATCATGTCGTCGACTATGGCGATGCCGGCTGGCCGGACGAGGTGCGCCGGCTGACCGGCGGCCGCGGTATCGACCTGGCCCTCGATGCCGTTGGCGGTCAGACGACCGAAGGTGCCGTGGCCGCAGCCAGCGACGGGGGCGGCCGCATCGGCATCTACGGCTACGCGTCCGGCAAGTGGCCAGTGTTGGAGGCCCGGACCGTCGCGAGCCGCGGTCTCACGGTGTCCGGCGCGCTGGGCATGGTCATCCGCAAGTCCGATGCCCGGCAACGCGATGACGCGATCGAGGCACTTTCTGCGGCCGCCTGCGGGGAGCTGCGCCCCCGCATCCACGCAAGGTTCCCGCTGGCACGAGCCGCCGACGCGCACCGCGAACTGGAGGGACGCCGGTCTGTCGGGGCGATCGTGCTCTCCATCACCTGA
- a CDS encoding class I SAM-dependent methyltransferase, which translates to MVNEAPILPPDMYVTESWPPNVRRARGLLGPRGVTVIDTSRNDELPIPDGSLDLVTSRHPVRPRWAWARRALRPGGHYFGQHVGPESARELTDFFMGPIPAEPSGRDPYREAADAERAGLRVTDLRIARCRMEFFDVGAVAWILRKCVWWVPDFTVTKYVDKLDELDRLIRTKGSFVAHSTRHLIEATR; encoded by the coding sequence GTGGTCAACGAGGCGCCGATCTTGCCGCCGGATATGTACGTGACCGAGTCCTGGCCGCCCAACGTTCGACGGGCGCGCGGCTTGTTGGGACCGCGCGGTGTGACCGTGATCGACACGAGTCGTAATGACGAACTTCCGATCCCGGATGGCTCCTTGGATTTGGTCACCTCAAGACACCCGGTCCGGCCTCGATGGGCCTGGGCCCGTCGTGCTCTCCGGCCCGGCGGGCACTATTTCGGACAGCATGTAGGGCCGGAATCGGCGCGCGAGCTTACCGACTTCTTCATGGGGCCCATCCCGGCCGAGCCGAGCGGCCGCGACCCCTATCGCGAGGCTGCCGACGCCGAACGGGCCGGACTGCGGGTGACCGACCTCAGGATCGCCCGCTGTCGTATGGAATTCTTCGATGTCGGCGCAGTGGCGTGGATCCTGCGAAAGTGCGTGTGGTGGGTGCCCGATTTCACGGTCACCAAGTACGTGGACAAGCTCGACGAGCTGGACCGGCTCATCCGGACCAAGGGATCGTTCGTCGCTCACTCAACTCGACATCTCATCGAAGCCACGCGGTGA
- a CDS encoding LacI family DNA-binding transcriptional regulator has product MTGSKVALEGSPAGLLRPRPSLKDVAIATGLSIKTVSRALRGEPNVAEATRQLVQAEADRLGVQVNDVAAGLRRKSQAMTSIGVLLGDFANPFSAQMLKGIDSVAATHRHVVLTADAQYSPETERNAIRSFLAHRVAGLIIAPSGEDLSYLNAQTAYGFAVVIVDSPPPTGDDGWDSVTATNFESTKDGVARLIRRGHRRIGYLGHPRGGIGANERWAAISLRCRRPASNLTSQ; this is encoded by the coding sequence ATGACAGGCAGCAAAGTCGCCCTCGAGGGCTCGCCGGCCGGTCTCTTGCGGCCTCGCCCGAGCCTGAAGGACGTCGCGATCGCGACCGGTCTCAGCATCAAGACGGTCTCTCGGGCGCTGCGCGGCGAACCCAACGTGGCCGAGGCCACGCGACAGCTGGTCCAGGCCGAGGCGGATCGCCTGGGGGTGCAGGTCAACGACGTCGCGGCGGGCCTTCGCCGGAAATCCCAGGCGATGACCTCGATCGGGGTGCTTCTCGGCGACTTTGCCAACCCGTTCTCCGCGCAGATGCTCAAGGGCATCGATTCCGTGGCGGCCACACATCGGCATGTCGTTCTCACCGCCGATGCGCAGTACAGCCCGGAGACCGAACGCAACGCCATCCGGTCCTTCCTCGCCCATCGGGTCGCCGGCCTGATCATCGCACCCAGTGGCGAGGACCTGAGCTACCTGAACGCGCAGACCGCCTACGGCTTCGCGGTGGTGATCGTCGATTCGCCGCCGCCCACTGGTGACGACGGGTGGGATTCGGTCACGGCCACGAACTTCGAGAGCACCAAGGACGGAGTCGCGCGGCTCATCCGGCGGGGGCACCGCCGCATCGGCTATCTGGGTCATCCGCGGGGTGGCATCGGCGCCAACGAACGCTGGGCGGCTATCTCGCTGCGCTGCAGGAGGCCGGCATCGAACCTGACCAGTCAGTGA